From a single Arthrobacter sp. SLBN-112 genomic region:
- a CDS encoding beta-galactosidase, with protein sequence MTSEQSTRTAEHRLKRLHERLGGVAYGGDYNPEQWPREVWAEDVRLMKEAGVNLVTLAVFSWSRLETADGVYDFGWLDEIMDLLHANGIGVDLATPDAVPPAWLIAQYPDILPVLADGSTFGFGSRQHFDVSHPAYREKSLAMAEKMGERYAGHPALCMWHVNNEYGPVSYGPHADRAFREWLQKKYSTMEDLNSAWSTDVWGQVFSDWSQVSAPAQPRTWSNPSRRLDFHRFTSDSMLAHYKAERDILRRHTPDLPIVTNFMRFYKNNDYWAWAAEEDAAALDIYPDPREEDAHVAAALNFDLMRSLRKGQPWLVMEQATAAVSQWSVNVSKLPGKMRLGSYQAIAQGADSILFFQWRQARGGTERFHSGMVNHAGPNTRVFREVCELGQELKGLGGITGTRSSAKAALVFDWDCWWALELGNSPRSDLNYPQEVLRLYRPFFDANIPVDFVDTKTDLGQYSLVVLPATYLLSDDAAQRIEEYVSGGGRLVASYLSGIVDPDNTIRLGGYPGALRKVLGAWSEEMHPLAGEGEAVKLSMADGGTASAEYWTEHLHTTTADVLASYASGRLEGSPAVTRNSFGGGTAVYLSARVDSTFLAELLGDEHAAAGIRPELDAPPGVQVRRRTGNGRSYLLVLNHNDAPARVDVKAGGMDLLTETAVQGTVELPANGVLVIDQTTTAETGR encoded by the coding sequence ATGACCAGCGAGCAAAGCACCAGGACCGCCGAGCACCGGCTCAAGCGCCTGCACGAACGCCTTGGCGGGGTTGCCTACGGCGGCGACTACAACCCGGAACAGTGGCCCCGCGAAGTGTGGGCGGAGGACGTCCGCCTGATGAAGGAGGCCGGCGTAAATCTGGTCACCCTGGCAGTGTTCTCCTGGAGCAGGCTGGAGACGGCCGACGGGGTCTACGACTTTGGCTGGCTGGACGAGATCATGGACCTGCTGCACGCGAACGGCATTGGCGTGGACCTGGCCACTCCGGACGCCGTCCCGCCGGCCTGGCTCATCGCACAGTACCCGGATATCCTCCCGGTCCTGGCGGACGGCTCCACTTTCGGTTTCGGGTCCCGCCAGCACTTTGACGTCTCCCACCCTGCCTACCGGGAAAAGTCCCTGGCCATGGCCGAGAAAATGGGGGAACGCTACGCTGGCCATCCGGCCCTGTGCATGTGGCACGTCAACAACGAATATGGCCCGGTCTCCTACGGCCCCCATGCCGACCGCGCCTTCCGCGAATGGCTGCAGAAAAAGTACAGCACCATGGAGGACCTCAACTCAGCGTGGAGCACGGACGTCTGGGGCCAGGTCTTTTCCGATTGGTCCCAAGTCAGCGCCCCCGCACAGCCCCGCACCTGGTCCAACCCCTCCCGGCGCCTGGACTTCCACCGGTTCACCTCGGACAGCATGCTGGCGCACTACAAGGCGGAGCGGGACATCCTGCGCCGGCACACCCCGGACCTGCCCATCGTCACCAACTTCATGCGCTTCTACAAGAACAACGACTACTGGGCCTGGGCAGCCGAGGAAGACGCCGCCGCCCTGGATATCTACCCGGACCCGCGCGAGGAGGACGCCCATGTGGCCGCCGCCCTCAACTTCGACCTGATGCGCTCCCTGCGGAAAGGCCAGCCCTGGCTGGTGATGGAACAGGCCACCGCGGCGGTCAGCCAGTGGTCAGTCAACGTCTCCAAACTTCCCGGCAAAATGCGGCTCGGCTCCTACCAGGCCATCGCCCAGGGTGCCGACTCCATCCTCTTCTTCCAATGGCGCCAGGCCAGAGGCGGCACCGAACGCTTCCACTCGGGCATGGTCAACCACGCCGGCCCCAACACCCGCGTGTTCCGTGAGGTCTGTGAACTGGGCCAGGAACTGAAGGGCCTGGGCGGCATCACCGGCACCCGTTCCAGCGCCAAGGCGGCCCTGGTCTTCGACTGGGACTGCTGGTGGGCCCTGGAACTCGGCAATTCCCCGCGTTCTGACCTTAACTATCCGCAGGAAGTCCTCCGCCTCTACCGGCCGTTCTTCGACGCCAATATTCCCGTGGACTTCGTGGACACCAAGACCGACCTGGGCCAGTACAGCCTGGTGGTCCTGCCTGCCACCTACCTCCTTTCCGACGACGCCGCGCAGCGGATCGAAGAGTACGTCTCCGGCGGCGGACGCCTGGTGGCCAGCTACCTCTCCGGCATCGTGGACCCTGACAACACCATCCGCCTGGGCGGCTACCCCGGTGCGCTCCGCAAGGTCTTGGGCGCCTGGAGCGAGGAGATGCATCCGCTCGCCGGTGAAGGCGAGGCAGTGAAGCTTTCAATGGCCGACGGCGGCACTGCCTCCGCGGAATACTGGACCGAGCACCTGCACACCACCACGGCGGACGTGCTGGCCAGCTACGCGTCGGGACGGCTGGAAGGCTCGCCCGCCGTCACCCGCAACAGCTTCGGCGGCGGCACCGCCGTTTACCTTTCCGCCCGGGTGGACAGCACCTTCCTGGCAGAACTGCTCGGGGACGAACACGCGGCTGCCGGAATCCGCCCGGAACTGGACGCGCCGCCGGGAGTGCAGGTCCGCCGTCGTACCGGCAACGGACGCAGCTATCTGCTGGTCCTCAACCACAACGACGCACCCGCCCGGGTAGACGTGAAGGCCGGCGGCATGGACCTGCTTACCGAAACAGCCGTACAAGGCACGGTGGAGCTCCC
- a CDS encoding cupin domain-containing protein, translating to MSVEEVAPETKGVSVELLATVDLDGEIEGMEGRQLRMRMVTIEPGGVFGPRHDHAGRPGTVYILQGTITDHRDGGTREYGPGVGWPEDRNTNHWLENRGTVPAVEISVDIVRKLPS from the coding sequence ATGAGTGTGGAAGAGGTGGCGCCGGAGACTAAAGGCGTCTCGGTGGAGTTGCTGGCGACCGTTGACCTTGACGGCGAAATCGAAGGAATGGAAGGCCGGCAATTGCGGATGCGGATGGTGACGATCGAGCCCGGCGGGGTCTTCGGTCCCCGCCACGATCATGCGGGCCGCCCCGGCACTGTCTATATCCTGCAGGGGACCATCACCGACCACCGTGATGGCGGGACCCGGGAATACGGGCCCGGAGTGGGCTGGCCGGAGGACCGGAACACCAACCACTGGTTGGAGAACAGGGGAACGGTTCCGGCGGTGGAAATCTCCGTGGACATCGTCAGGAAGCTTCCGTCATAA
- a CDS encoding DUF3592 domain-containing protein: protein MTGRRIGTRKPWLTWKGRLNLAVTVVVLCLGPILIGLGSFIINADEELARTGVQAAGTIVHFDDVTKASKRRIQVEFSTADGLPHKAFAAVDHDQHPEVGGGETVVHAENDPGRAIVLGYESDGVWFRGVGVVLTVIFGVIGLVFTFVIGSAVLRARFRKPALEQMA from the coding sequence GTGACTGGGCGCAGAATTGGAACCCGTAAACCCTGGCTGACCTGGAAGGGGAGACTGAACCTTGCGGTGACCGTTGTGGTCCTTTGCCTGGGCCCGATCCTGATCGGCCTAGGCAGTTTCATAATTAATGCCGATGAGGAGCTTGCCCGGACGGGAGTCCAGGCCGCCGGAACGATCGTCCACTTCGACGATGTCACCAAGGCTTCCAAGCGCAGGATACAGGTCGAATTTTCGACGGCGGACGGGTTGCCGCACAAGGCCTTCGCGGCAGTGGACCATGACCAGCATCCCGAAGTGGGCGGCGGGGAGACGGTGGTCCATGCCGAAAACGATCCCGGCCGGGCCATTGTTCTTGGCTATGAGAGCGACGGCGTGTGGTTCCGCGGTGTTGGCGTTGTGCTGACCGTCATTTTCGGTGTGATCGGCCTCGTGTTCACGTTTGTGATTGGCAGTGCCGTCCTCCGCGCCAGGTTCCGGAAACCCGCATTGGAGCAAATGGCCTGA
- a CDS encoding VOC family protein has product MLKDLQVMPVLPAKDIDRAREFYRDKLGLEPSQTIDNDNLVYQCGNGTGFLLYRTDNAGSAKNTQMGWGAEDVEREVEELRSRGVVFEEYDMPGLKTENGIATMEGMGKGAWFLDSEGNILNISSIPVT; this is encoded by the coding sequence ATGCTCAAGGATCTGCAAGTCATGCCCGTACTGCCCGCAAAGGACATTGACAGGGCAAGGGAGTTCTACCGCGACAAGCTGGGCCTCGAACCCAGCCAGACCATTGATAACGACAACCTGGTTTACCAGTGCGGCAACGGTACCGGGTTCCTTCTCTACCGGACGGACAATGCCGGTTCGGCGAAGAACACGCAGATGGGCTGGGGAGCCGAAGACGTGGAACGGGAAGTGGAAGAGCTGCGGAGCCGCGGCGTCGTCTTTGAGGAGTACGACATGCCGGGGCTCAAAACCGAGAACGGCATCGCGACGATGGAAGGCATGGGGAAGGGTGCGTGGTTCCTCGACAGCGAGGGCAACATCCTGAACATTTCCTCCATCCCCGTCACGTAG
- a CDS encoding MarR family winged helix-turn-helix transcriptional regulator — protein sequence MSPTQTKNKTAADPTAPDTLAIDLRTAVMRTSRRLRVEATGDIITPGQYTVLALLNGSGPSTLRALAESEHVQAPSMTRIVNALADQGFVTRSADPDDGRQVRVDITDAGRAVLAEARNQRTAWLAQRVAGLSEEDRLILSRAARIMQEMSGK from the coding sequence ATGTCCCCTACCCAAACGAAGAACAAGACAGCTGCAGACCCCACCGCCCCGGACACCCTCGCCATCGATCTCCGCACCGCCGTGATGCGCACGTCCCGCAGGCTCCGCGTCGAGGCAACCGGCGACATCATCACCCCCGGCCAGTACACCGTCCTCGCTTTGCTGAACGGCAGCGGTCCCAGCACCTTGCGCGCACTCGCGGAAAGTGAGCACGTCCAGGCGCCGTCCATGACAAGGATCGTCAACGCGCTGGCCGACCAGGGCTTTGTCACCAGGAGCGCGGACCCCGACGACGGCCGCCAGGTCCGCGTGGACATCACCGATGCGGGACGGGCCGTCCTCGCGGAAGCACGCAACCAGCGGACGGCCTGGCTGGCCCAACGCGTGGCCGGGCTCAGCGAGGAAGACCGGCTCATCCTCAGCCGGGCGGCCCGCATCATGCAGGAAATGAGCGGCAAATGA
- a CDS encoding MFS transporter: MSAMFRALENPDYRIWAGGAIVSNIGTWMQRVAQDWLVLTVLTDHSGAAVGLTTGLQFLPMLLFGPYGGVLADRYRKRIILMWTQLAMAFTGLAIGLLVVTGTAQLWHAYVAAFCLGVASAVDAPARQAFVSELVGQENISNAVALNSASFNTARLTGPAIAGVLIAWVGTGPVFLLNAASFAAVLVSLFRIRISQPAPPEKGERNKHQVAEGVRYVRRRPDLMLIMVLVGILGAFGMNFPVINSLMATTEFRMGPSEFGLLGSIMAVGTLAGALLAARRSRPRLRFLLGGALGLGIFTILGSVAPSFWVYAVILIPVGLASITFLNSCNTSIQLSVEPQFRGRVLALYLAILQGGTALGSPLVGWIGSQFGARWSVACGGIVVLLAGMAAVIAVTRRNRLTLLGALRMALGRREPAV, from the coding sequence ATGAGTGCGATGTTCCGTGCGCTTGAGAACCCCGATTACCGCATCTGGGCCGGCGGCGCAATCGTCTCCAACATCGGCACCTGGATGCAGCGCGTGGCCCAGGACTGGCTGGTCCTGACCGTCCTCACCGACCACTCGGGTGCGGCCGTGGGCCTCACGACCGGCTTGCAGTTCCTGCCCATGCTGCTGTTCGGCCCCTACGGCGGTGTGCTCGCCGACCGGTACCGGAAGCGCATCATCCTCATGTGGACGCAGCTGGCCATGGCGTTCACCGGCCTCGCCATCGGCCTCCTGGTGGTCACCGGGACCGCCCAACTGTGGCACGCGTACGTGGCGGCCTTCTGCCTGGGCGTCGCCAGCGCGGTGGACGCGCCCGCACGCCAAGCCTTTGTCTCGGAGCTGGTGGGGCAGGAGAACATCTCCAACGCGGTGGCATTGAACTCCGCATCATTCAACACCGCCCGGCTCACCGGCCCCGCCATTGCCGGGGTGCTTATCGCCTGGGTGGGTACGGGCCCGGTGTTCCTGCTTAACGCGGCCAGCTTCGCGGCCGTCCTGGTCTCGCTGTTCAGGATCCGCATCAGCCAGCCCGCCCCGCCGGAAAAGGGCGAGCGGAACAAGCACCAGGTGGCCGAGGGTGTCCGGTATGTACGCCGCCGGCCGGACCTGATGCTGATCATGGTCCTGGTGGGCATCCTGGGCGCGTTCGGCATGAACTTTCCCGTCATCAACTCGCTGATGGCCACCACCGAGTTCCGCATGGGCCCCAGCGAATTCGGGCTTCTGGGATCAATCATGGCGGTGGGCACCCTGGCAGGCGCCCTCCTGGCGGCACGCCGGTCCCGTCCGCGGCTGAGGTTCCTGCTGGGCGGGGCGCTGGGGCTGGGTATTTTCACGATCCTGGGCAGCGTGGCCCCGTCCTTCTGGGTCTACGCCGTCATCCTCATTCCCGTAGGGCTGGCATCCATCACGTTCCTGAACAGCTGCAACACCAGCATCCAACTGTCCGTGGAACCACAGTTCCGCGGGCGCGTACTGGCCCTGTACCTGGCCATCCTGCAGGGCGGCACCGCCCTGGGATCGCCGCTGGTCGGTTGGATCGGAAGCCAGTTCGGCGCCCGCTGGTCCGTGGCCTGCGGTGGGATCGTGGTGCTGCTGGCCGGCATGGCGGCGGTTATTGCGGTCACCAGGCGGAACCGGCTCACCCTCCTCGGCGCGTTGCGGATGGCGCTGGGACGCCGGGAGCCGGCCGTCTGA
- a CDS encoding SOUL family heme-binding protein — protein sequence MTEQQPYELIRRYPHFELRWYPEYAVAEVTVTADFDRAGNAAFRHLFNYISGSNAARQKLAMTAPVLQEPGPQKLAMTAPVIQSGPLPGSSAPAEFSVAFVLPAGVTADTAPVPTDPSIKVRAVPGSLAAVLGFSGSGSAAAFQKRNDGLQAALTLAGLTPVGAPRFARFDPPFKPWFLRRNEVIQDVADPGSAEGTSRS from the coding sequence ATGACCGAGCAGCAGCCCTATGAGTTGATCCGGCGCTATCCGCATTTCGAACTGCGGTGGTATCCGGAGTATGCCGTGGCCGAAGTGACGGTCACGGCCGACTTTGACCGCGCCGGCAATGCCGCCTTCCGGCATCTTTTCAACTACATCAGCGGCAGCAATGCTGCCCGGCAGAAGCTTGCCATGACTGCCCCGGTGCTTCAGGAACCGGGACCGCAGAAGCTGGCCATGACCGCCCCGGTGATCCAGAGCGGCCCGCTGCCCGGATCTTCGGCCCCCGCCGAATTTTCGGTGGCCTTCGTCCTTCCGGCTGGAGTGACCGCTGATACTGCTCCAGTGCCCACTGATCCCAGTATTAAGGTACGTGCGGTGCCGGGTTCTCTTGCCGCAGTGCTGGGTTTCTCCGGCAGCGGGTCCGCAGCGGCCTTCCAGAAGCGCAACGACGGCCTGCAGGCGGCGCTCACCTTGGCCGGGCTGACTCCCGTGGGTGCGCCCAGGTTCGCCCGTTTCGACCCGCCGTTCAAGCCGTGGTTCCTGCGGCGCAACGAGGTCATCCAGGACGTGGCGGACCCGGGCTCAGCAGAAGGAACGTCCCGCTCCTGA